The following proteins come from a genomic window of Haliaeetus albicilla chromosome 23, bHalAlb1.1, whole genome shotgun sequence:
- the RAP2C gene encoding ras-related protein Rap-2c, with amino-acid sequence MREYKVVVLGSGGVGKSALTVQFVTGTFIEKYDPTIEDFYRKEIEVDSSPSVLEILDTAGTEQFASMRDLYIKNGQGFILVYSLVNQQSFQDIKPMRDQIVRVKRYEKVPLILVGNKVDLESEREVLSAEGRALAQEWGCPFMETSAKSKTMVDELFAEIVRQMNYASLPEKQDQCCTTCIVQ; translated from the exons ATGCGGGAGTACAAGGTGGTGGTGCTGGGcagcgggggggtggggaagtCCGCCCTGACGGTGCAGTTCGTCACCGGGACCTTCATCGAGAAGTACGACCCCACCATCGAGGACTTCTACCGCAAGGAGATCGAGGTGGACTCGTCCCCCTCGGTGCTGGAGATCCTCGACACGGCGGGCACCGAGCAGTTCGCCTCCATGCGCGACCTCTACATCAAAAACGGGCAGGGCTTCATCCTCGTCTACAGCCTGGTCAACCAGCAGTCCTTCCAG GACATCAAGCCGATGAGGGACCAGATTGTCCGTGTGAAGAGATACGAGAAAGTTCCTCTGATCCTAGTGGGGAATAAAGTGGATCTGGAGTCGGAGAGGGAGGTCTTATCTGCAGAAGGCAGAGCCCTGGCTCAGGAGTGGGGCTGTCCCTTCATGGAGACATCAGCCAAGAGTAAAACAATGGTGGATGAACTGTTTGCTGAGATCGTCAGGCAAATGAACTATGCCTCCCTGCCTGAAAAACAAGATCAGTGTTGTAC